A genomic window from Fusarium oxysporum Fo47 chromosome VIII, complete sequence includes:
- a CDS encoding nucleotide-diphospho-sugar transferase, protein MSSKRHRVVFIAVLTTLLIFYLQSQTGQRTSSWLSRAEKDVDWSRFAYTQYVTNSEYLCNSLMFFEALKRYGSRPDRVMMVPESMLEPEMVNSSDAYLLNKARDEYNVKLVPITIQTNWAGDATWADSYTKLLAFNQTKYDRVLSIDSDSLLLQAMDELFFLPDAPVAMPRAYWISPEKILSSQLMLIQPSETEFSRIMERVQSVKSGEYDMEIVNQLYGDSALIFPHRRYDLLSGEFRNDKHAHYLGSELETWDPAAAYSEAKLIHFSDWPLPKPWKSMPEEDRLAAQPNCTRMTSGEEDSQPHPFASSQTLELITKVNANPNPLLNSQIENHANNKAEGIVTESFWPNIRKHILADNPNAKPMKAICAICWDELHVTCISTPDDKLDIALVAPCGHVMCPKCWPRQVFDYYAVDFVAKRKCPICKTGLECVACKKTCNKEMIPTYGGKASIESFPETAPECGREYRPCCKDCAEILDWQADGFWFENVEERESLDSS, encoded by the exons ATGTCATCTAAGCGCCATCGCGTTGTTTTTATTGCCGTTCTCACTACCCTTCTCATCTTCTACCTTCAGAGCCAAACAGGCCAAagaacatcatcatggctatCACGTGCCGAAAAAGACGTTGACTGGTCGCGTTTTGCGTATACACAATATGTCACGAACAGCGAGTATTTGTGTAACTCACTCATGTTCTTCGAAGCTCTGAAACGTTACGGAAGTCGACCTGATCGTGTTATGATGGTTCCTGAAAGCATGCTTGAGCCAGAGATGGTGAACTCAAGTGATGCTTATCTGTTGAACAAAGCGCGCGATGAGTATAACGTCAAACTTGTCCCGATTACAATTCAGACAAACTGGGCAGGTGACG CTACTTGGGCAGACTCATACACCAAGCTTCTGGCGTTCAACCAAACTAAGTATGATCGTGTACTGTCCATCGACTCAGATTCTCTCTTGTTACAAGCAATGGATGAACTGTTCTTCCTACCAGATGCACCTGTGGCTATGCCTCGAGCATACTGGATATCACCCGAGAAGATCCTCTCATCGCAACTCATGCTTATCCAACCTTCCGAGACAGAATTCTCCCGCATCATGGAGAGAGTGCAATCAGTAAAGTCTGGCGAGTACGACATGGAAATCGTCAACCAGCTTTATGGCGATAGTGCTTTGATATTTCCCCACCGCCGCTACGACCTTCTAAGCGGCGAATTCCGCAACGACAAGCATGCTCACTATCTCGGTTCAGAACTGGAAACATGGGACCCTGCTGCGGCGTATAGTGAGGCTAAGCTAATTCACTTTTCGGACTGGCCACTACCGAAGCCTTGGAAATCTATGCCTGAAGAAGACCGACTTGCGGCACAGCCTAATTGCACACGAATGACAAGTGGCGAGGAAGACT CCCAACCACATCCCTTCGCAAGCTCCCAGACTCTTGAATTGATCACAAAGGTGAACGCAAACCCCAACCCCCTCCTGAACTCCCAAATTGAGAATCACGCTAACAATAAGGCCGAAGGCATTGTGACAGAGAGCTTCTGGCCTAATATCCGGAAGCATATCCTCGCCGATAACCCCAACGCTAAACCCATGAAAGCTATCTGTGCCATCTGCTGGGACGAGCTACATGTAACATGTATCTCCACCCCCGATGACAAACTCGACATCGCTCTTGTTGCTCCGTGTGGACATGTTATGTGTCCTAAATGCTGGCCACGCCAGGTCTTCGACTACTACGCCGTAGACTTCGTCGCAAAGAGAAAGTGTCCTATTTGCAAGACCGGACTCGAATGTGTTGCTTGCAAAAAGACTTGCAATAAGGAGATGATCCCCACGTATGGCGGAAAAGCGAGTATCGAGTCTTTTCCCGAGACTGCTCCAGAGTGTGGACGAGAGTACCGTCCTTGCTGTAAGGACTGTGCTGAGATTCTTGATTGGCAAGCGGATGGCTTTTGGTTTGAGAATGTTGAGGAGCGGGAGAGCTTGGATAGCTCTTGA
- a CDS encoding aspartic peptidase domain-containing protein has protein sequence MAWKVILPMFVFIILTSAAQIPREIQWTDDTFGPDGPWRGVHVQIGSSPTSISLYPGGTWETWLISDDYCERGTCYASKAGTYDKRTGDRTGLNILVELDGFMQGVNLEGDTSIRYRDDIMFGEINTINSTIALLDAQKIKYPGGQTVPFFAGCLSLGGPKSVNQSFEQPDGRPATNGSMPPGWFWENEYTPSNSYGMHIGSVKPSIAGSLWFGGYDKNRVIGEVLTLSGSPRGDGITLWDIAIEGVGDHSPFTSKSKGDLLAKGNSSISSGLKVTVDGCSPYLTLPKSTCDNIAEHLPVNFNSDLGLYIWDTKSDQYDKIVNSATALSFSFISDTNTDPVKIRVPFMHLNLTLSEPIVDNPIPYFPCHVNNNGRYVLGRSFLQDAFVGANWHPDANTWWLAQAPGPRVQATTDVTSIETKDKTISKGGNNWEASWKGVWDDEPTPSPSSTPTKAASPSEQDEVESKPSMPTATKVGIAVGAGAALCLIALGLGIFFWRRRRRAQGQQSETQSSLYKDNSDGFSVKWPSDLPPQKMHVPRHKLPPYEMSADERRIYEMYVHESQQKRPLTQRYELA, from the coding sequence ATGGCCTGGAAAGTCATCCTACCTATGTTTGTCTTCATCATTCTCACGTCTGCTGCCCAAATCCCTCGAGAAATCCAATGGACAGACGACACATTTGGACCTGATGGTCCCTGGCGTGGTGTCCATGTCCAGATTGGAAGCAGTCCCACTTCCATTTCCCTATACCCTGGCGGAACGTGGGAAACATGGCTTATCAGCGATGATTACTGCGAACGAGGAACTTGCTATGCTTCGAAAGCGGGTACTTACGACAAAAGAACCGGCGACCGAACTGGCTTGAATATTCTCGTGGAACTGGATGGTTTCATGCAAGGTGTGAACCTCGAAGGCGACACGAGTATTCGCTACAGAGACGACATAATGTTTGGTGagatcaacaccatcaactcGACTATTGCTTTGCTTGATGCGCAGAAGATTAAATATCCGGGTGGTCAGACCGTACCGTTCTTCGCGGGCTGTCTGAGTTTGGGCGGCCCAAAATCCGTCAACCAATCTTTTGAACAACCTGATGGAAGACCTGCTACCAATGGCAGTATGCCACCTGGATGGTTTTGGGAGAACGAGTACACGCCCTCCAATTCTTATGGCATGCACATCGGGTCCGTCAAGCCATCCATAGCTGGGTCTCTCTGGTTCGGTGGTTACGACAAGAACCGCGTTATTGGGGAAGTCCTTACCTTGAGTGGAAGTCCGAGAGGTGATGGAATCACACTTTGGGATATTGCTATCGAAGGTGTTGGCGATCACTCGCCATTTActtccaagtccaagggTGATCTCTTGGCCAAAGGCAACTCTTCCATCAGCAGCGGTCTGAAGGTCACTGTGGACGGATGCTCCCCATACCTCACCCTTCCAAAGTCCACTTGCGACAACATCGCCGAACACCTTCCCGTCAACTTTAATTCGGATCTTGGTCTTTATATATGGGACACAAAATCAGACCAATACGACAAAATCGTCAACTCCGCGACCGCTTTATCATTCTCGTTCATATCAGACACAAACACCGACCCCGTCAAGATCAGAGTTCCATTCATGcatctcaacctcactcTTTCTGAACCGATCGTCGACAACCCTATCCCCTACTTCCCATGCCATGTAAATAACAATGGAAGATACGTCCTTGGACGATCATTCCTACAAGATGCCTTCGTCGGAGCGAATTGGCATCCTGATGCCAACACCTGGTGGCTGGCTCAAGCACCAGGTCCCAGAGTTCAAGCCACGACAGACGTCACGTCAATTGAGACCAAAGATAAGACAATCAGCAAGGGTGGAAACAACTGGGAAGCTTCATGGAAAGGTGTCTGGGACGATGAGCCaacgccatcgccatcgagCACTCCAACCAAAGCGGCCAGTCCCTCAGAACAAGATGAAGTCGAGTCGAAACCTTCCATGCCGACCGCCACAAAGGTTGGAATTGCCGTAGGGGCAGGTGCTGCACTCTGTCTCATCGCTCTAGGTCTGGGCATTTTCTTCTGGCGACGGCGCCGTagagctcaaggccaacagTCTGAGACTCAATCGTCGCTTTATAAAGATAACTCTGATGGCTTTTCGGTAAAGTGGCCTAGTGATCTACCACCACAAAAAATGCACGTTCCTAGGCATAAGCTGCCTCCATATGAGATGTCAGCAGATGAGAGACGGATATATGAGATGTATGTTCATGAGTCACAGCAGAAGCGACCATTGACGCAGCGATACGAGTtggcttga
- a CDS encoding acyl-CoA dehydrogenase/oxidase, whose protein sequence is MIRNPTVKMSRLASRCLIHLRPSLPHPAQRHAFSTNPPRHLMSLAGFSDNQLTVRDAISKICAEFPNTYWQSHDQDEQDPKEFHAALAKAGWLGIALPESLGGSDLGILEATMMMQTITESGAGMAGAQSIHANVYATQPLARFGSREQLEETIPKIVSGEYRVCFGVTEPNAGLDTLRLETAAKENSDGSFNVTGQKIWITCAQVASKMILLARTTPLDKVKKPSEGLSLFCIDLNRDQPGLEMRRIKKMGGRAVDANEVFFDNYTIPSSSLIGEKDKGFKMILHGMNAERCLLAGEALGLGYAALSKAASYAKTRVVFKRQIGMNQAIAHPLADAYMKLEAAKLATYHAARLYDDESGTVGQDEIGVAANSAKYMAAEAAFTACERAVLTHGGMGYAVEYDVERWFRECLVPRIAPVSREMILNYISEKVLELPRSY, encoded by the coding sequence ATGATACGTAACCCGACTGTCAAAATGTCACGATTAGCTTCACGATGCCTCATTCACCTCCGCCCATCGCTACCTCACCCAGCACAACGACAcgccttctcaacaaacCCCCCAAGGCATCTCATGAGCCTAGCAGGCTTCTCAGACAACCAACTAACAGTCCGCGACGCCATCAGCAAGATATGCGCTGAATTCCCCAATACATACTGGCAGTCCCATGACCAAGATGAGCAAGACCCAAAGGAGTTCCACGCCGCTCTCGCAAAAGCCGGTTGGCTTGGTATTGCACTTCCAGAATCCTTAGGGGGCTCAGATCTAGGGATTTTAGAGGCCACAATGATGATGCAGACGATCACAGAATCGGGCGCCGGTATGGCGGGTGCGCAGAGCATTCATGCTAATGTCTACGCGACGCAACCTCTTGCCAGGTTTGGGTCGAGGGAGCAATTGGAGGAAACTATTCCGAAGATTGTGTCGGGGGAGTATAGAGTGTGCTTTGGAGTCACGGAGCCAAACGCTGGGCTTGATACGCTTCGTCTAGAGACGGCAGCGAAAGAGAACTCGGATGGTTCATTCAATGTCACGGGTCAGAAGATCTGGATAACTTGTGCGCAAGTAGCTTCGAAAATGATCCTCCTCGCCAGAACTACACCACTAGATAAGGTTAAGAAGCCAAGCGAAGGCCTGTCCTTATTCTGTATTGATCTCAACCGTGACCAACCAGGCCTCGAAATGCGGCGGATCAAGAAAATGGGCGGCCGAGCAGTCGACGCCAATGAAGTGTTCTTCGATAATTACACCATCCCCTCCTCATCTCTCATCGGCGAAAAAGACAAGGGTTTCAAAATGATTCTTCACGGAATGAACGCTGAGCGCTGCCTCCTAGCTGGCGAAGCCCTCGGTCTCGGCTACGCCGCCCTCTCAAAAGCAGCATCCTACGCCAAAACTCGCGTTGTGTTCAAACGACAGATCGGAATGAACCAAGCAATTGCTCATCCGTTGGCAGATGCGTACATGAAGCTTGAAGCGGCGAAACTAGCGACGTATCATGCTGCGAGGTTgtatgatgatgagagtggTACTGTTGGACAGGATGAGATTGGGGTCGCGGCGAATAGTGCAAAGTACATGGCTGCTGAAGCGGCGTTCACGGCGTGTGAGAGGGCGGTGTTGACGCATGGCGGGATGGGGTATGCGGTTGAGTATGATGTTGAGAGGTGGTTTAGGGAGTGTCTTGTTCCGAGGATTGCGCCGGTTAGTAGGGAGATGATATTGAACTATATCAGTGAGAAGGTTCTTGAGTTGCCGAGGAGTTATTGA